From the Pelagicoccus sp. SDUM812003 genome, one window contains:
- the deoC gene encoding deoxyribose-phosphate aldolase, whose protein sequence is MNEGPSVLDIAKMIDHSLLHPTMTDAEVREGLKLSRDCRCATACIKPYHVPMASELLAGSDVGVCAVAGFPHGNSHTRIKVLETELAIDEGATEIDTVVNNGKVLGGDWDYVRSELRAINEACVGKGAILKVIFENDFLREEQIVRLCEICTELQVAFVKTSTGYGFVKQASGQYAYQGATLGHLKLMRERSGSNVQVKAAGGVRTLDDTLKVRELGVTRIGATATVAILQEAVKRGFPGPVPVGVKSADGRSGPSGY, encoded by the coding sequence ATGAATGAAGGACCAAGCGTTTTAGATATTGCGAAGATGATCGACCATTCCCTTCTGCACCCCACCATGACGGATGCGGAGGTTCGAGAGGGACTGAAGCTGTCGAGGGATTGCCGCTGCGCCACCGCTTGCATCAAGCCGTATCACGTGCCAATGGCGAGTGAACTGCTAGCCGGTTCGGATGTGGGTGTCTGCGCAGTAGCAGGTTTCCCGCACGGAAACAGCCATACGCGTATCAAGGTGTTGGAGACGGAGCTGGCTATCGATGAAGGGGCCACGGAGATCGATACGGTGGTGAACAATGGCAAGGTGCTCGGTGGCGACTGGGACTACGTTCGTAGCGAGCTGCGCGCCATCAACGAAGCCTGTGTCGGCAAGGGGGCGATCCTGAAGGTCATTTTCGAAAACGACTTTTTGAGGGAGGAGCAAATCGTCCGTCTTTGCGAGATTTGCACCGAGCTGCAAGTGGCGTTTGTCAAAACCTCGACAGGCTATGGCTTCGTGAAGCAAGCCAGTGGCCAGTACGCCTATCAAGGAGCGACCTTGGGTCATTTGAAGCTGATGCGTGAGCGAAGCGGTTCAAATGTTCAGGTCAAGGCGGCCGGCGGCGTGCGCACGCTCGATGATACCCTGAAGGTTCGCGAGCTTGGGGTGACGCGTATTGGAGCGACGGCTACTGTAGCGATTTTGCAGGAAGCGGTGAAACGTGGCTTCCCGGGACCTGTGCCCGTTGGCGTGAAGTCCGCCGATGGAAGGTCTGGTCCGAGTGGATACTAG
- a CDS encoding AraC family transcriptional regulator, which produces MSVEEIRKERFRRPYLREAPSRLRPVFDDFHLLSADGPYNYPRHEHINYELILVERGPYRCELNGAELTLENGSLLIVKPGDWHADHFRAGQRHYVLHFRILPAETGGIEPSLFREGVSPTDQMILGNHGHNALLIEELRREAVAAESFAGAVQDALLEALFWRVGRGLQKRVLSPEMLRVPREERERAELAAAFAEWVERPAEVSDVAGSMKISVRQLSNRCRSAFGESPARVLAEFKVRRAEELLRYRGLRVQEVSHQLGFANPFHFSRVFKRLRGYPPRLAVREVGMPATSAGDHRISQMDM; this is translated from the coding sequence ATGAGTGTGGAGGAGATTCGCAAGGAGCGTTTTCGGCGACCCTATTTGCGGGAAGCGCCTTCCCGCTTGAGGCCTGTTTTCGACGACTTTCATCTGCTTTCAGCTGATGGTCCGTACAACTATCCACGGCATGAACATATCAACTACGAGCTGATTCTGGTCGAACGCGGGCCCTATCGGTGTGAGCTCAATGGAGCGGAGCTGACCCTGGAAAACGGCTCGTTGCTGATCGTGAAACCTGGCGATTGGCACGCGGATCACTTTCGAGCCGGACAGCGGCATTACGTGCTGCACTTCCGAATTCTTCCTGCGGAAACTGGTGGAATCGAGCCGAGTCTCTTCCGCGAAGGAGTCAGTCCGACGGACCAGATGATCCTAGGTAACCATGGTCACAACGCGCTGTTGATCGAGGAGTTGCGGCGCGAGGCGGTGGCGGCGGAGTCGTTCGCTGGCGCGGTGCAGGACGCTCTGCTGGAGGCATTGTTTTGGCGGGTCGGGCGCGGATTGCAAAAGCGCGTTTTGAGCCCCGAGATGTTGCGAGTGCCGAGGGAGGAACGCGAGCGAGCGGAGCTAGCGGCGGCATTTGCGGAGTGGGTGGAGCGCCCTGCTGAGGTGAGCGACGTAGCGGGATCGATGAAGATCAGCGTTCGTCAGTTGAGCAATCGTTGTCGTTCCGCATTCGGGGAATCGCCAGCGCGAGTACTGGCGGAATTCAAGGTACGTCGGGCGGAAGAATTGCTTCGCTACCGTGGGCTTCGAGTCCAGGAGGTGAGCCACCAGCTGGGATTTGCGAACCCCTTTCATTTTTCGCGGGTGTTCAAACGCTTGCGCGGTTATCCGCCTCGTCTTGCGGTGCGCGAAGTTGGCATGCCCGCTACAAGCGCAGGTGATCATCGAATTTCCCAAATGGATATGTAA
- a CDS encoding DUF4038 domain-containing protein, with translation MNHLARVIRICILFSSTVLTVFAQTQTTAEVARWNTIELSFESNRSYANAYTEVEMWAVFKEEAGTEIRRPAFWDGGQTWKIRFAPPAQGERWTFQTVCSDSQNAGLHGQTGTIDATPYRGGNKLLRHGLLGMSAGHRNIVHADGTPFLVVGDTPWALPFRATENTARIYAEDRQQKGFNTALLMVVQPDQRATGPRDRTLPQSFGVAFEDLSEGHLNELNPDYFQKLDTLIGILVEHEIVPVYSPVFQGFGWKGQGTLGGSADIEEYVRFVTYLIARYGSYPALWLANADSAGRFPVVEAAGETFQKWDAYGQPTGNHYSPYDDRLADWTDDPDHGLHFNRIHQNKDWLDFQWAQTGHHGQHLPEKMTAMWNNTPAKGVANGEPTYENIAYTGNAAGWWQGHEAWQNLVHGGTMGVVYGAGGLWNWKLAADEEGWPQWADTAASWKDALAFEGSRYVGYISKAFEGMPFTDMAPRPDLADGQNLLAVPEQFYLSYLPEGGSIAIQDLPTSLHPRWFDPQNGQFVDRPAEQTNGRFAAPSSKPWVLVIGPESNSQ, from the coding sequence ATGAATCACCTCGCACGAGTCATTCGCATTTGTATCCTTTTTTCTTCTACAGTTCTAACAGTTTTTGCCCAGACCCAAACGACAGCCGAAGTCGCTCGCTGGAACACCATCGAGCTGTCCTTCGAGTCGAACCGTAGCTACGCGAACGCATACACCGAGGTGGAAATGTGGGCTGTCTTCAAAGAGGAAGCGGGCACCGAGATCCGGCGACCGGCATTCTGGGACGGTGGTCAAACTTGGAAAATCCGTTTCGCTCCGCCTGCGCAGGGCGAACGATGGACCTTTCAAACCGTTTGCTCAGATTCGCAAAACGCCGGTCTCCATGGACAAACCGGAACCATCGACGCCACCCCCTATCGAGGCGGAAACAAGCTGCTCCGCCACGGTTTGCTCGGCATGTCCGCCGGTCATCGCAACATCGTGCACGCCGATGGAACCCCCTTCCTGGTGGTGGGCGATACGCCGTGGGCCTTGCCGTTTCGAGCGACTGAAAACACCGCTCGCATCTACGCCGAGGACCGTCAGCAAAAGGGATTCAACACTGCCTTGCTCATGGTGGTGCAACCGGACCAGCGAGCGACCGGCCCGCGCGACCGAACCTTGCCGCAAAGTTTCGGCGTCGCCTTCGAAGACCTTTCCGAAGGGCACCTCAACGAGCTCAATCCCGACTACTTCCAAAAACTGGATACGCTCATCGGCATCCTCGTCGAGCACGAAATCGTTCCCGTCTATAGCCCCGTTTTCCAGGGATTCGGATGGAAAGGTCAAGGAACGCTCGGCGGCAGCGCCGACATCGAAGAGTACGTTCGCTTCGTCACGTATTTGATCGCTCGATACGGGAGCTATCCCGCCCTCTGGCTCGCCAACGCTGATTCCGCAGGACGCTTTCCTGTGGTCGAAGCCGCTGGCGAAACCTTTCAAAAATGGGACGCCTACGGACAGCCGACCGGCAATCACTACAGCCCCTACGACGACCGTCTAGCCGACTGGACAGACGACCCCGACCACGGCCTTCATTTCAATCGTATTCACCAGAACAAGGACTGGCTCGATTTCCAGTGGGCGCAAACCGGCCACCATGGCCAGCACCTGCCCGAGAAGATGACCGCCATGTGGAACAACACGCCCGCGAAAGGCGTGGCTAATGGCGAACCCACCTACGAGAACATCGCCTACACGGGCAACGCCGCTGGCTGGTGGCAGGGCCACGAAGCTTGGCAAAACCTGGTCCACGGCGGCACCATGGGAGTTGTCTACGGTGCGGGAGGCCTCTGGAACTGGAAGCTTGCCGCCGACGAAGAAGGTTGGCCGCAATGGGCCGACACCGCCGCCTCCTGGAAGGACGCCCTTGCTTTCGAGGGCAGCCGCTACGTCGGCTACATCAGCAAGGCTTTCGAAGGCATGCCCTTTACCGACATGGCTCCGCGTCCCGACCTTGCCGACGGACAAAACCTGCTCGCCGTCCCGGAACAATTCTACCTGAGCTACCTGCCAGAGGGCGGAAGCATTGCCATCCAAGACCTACCCACGAGCCTACACCCACGTTGGTTCGACCCGCAGAACGGCCAATTTGTCGATCGCCCGGCCGAGCAAACGAACGGACGCTTCGCTGCTCCATCGAGCAAACCATGGGTTCTTGTCATCGGTCCTGAATCGAACTCGCAATAG